Proteins encoded within one genomic window of Cytophagales bacterium:
- a CDS encoding response regulator transcription factor, protein MINVALADDHEIVRSGIKTVIEDDPDIAVIWEAENGKETLEKLENTTPDVLVLDIRMPIMSGLDVAQHLMGQQKDFRILMLTMHNDSEYILKSLQYQADGYLLKDTSKTELNKAIKVVHGGHKYFSGDISDTIINSFVANPSEPVTVPTKSEPSRTSIEDFNLTKREKQILDLITKGFHNKDIAENLGKSIRTVETHRFNIMKKMNVNNVTDLLNKVK, encoded by the coding sequence ATGATTAATGTAGCCCTGGCAGATGATCATGAAATTGTAAGATCCGGAATCAAAACGGTCATAGAAGATGATCCGGATATTGCTGTGATCTGGGAAGCAGAAAATGGCAAAGAAACCCTCGAAAAGCTTGAAAATACGACACCTGATGTCCTTGTCCTTGATATTAGGATGCCTATTATGTCGGGTCTGGATGTCGCGCAACATCTCATGGGACAACAAAAAGACTTCCGCATCCTTATGCTTACAATGCATAATGACTCAGAATATATTCTCAAGTCTCTGCAATATCAGGCAGATGGGTATCTATTGAAAGACACGAGCAAAACGGAACTAAACAAAGCCATCAAAGTAGTGCACGGAGGGCACAAATATTTCAGTGGTGACATTTCTGACACCATCATTAATTCATTCGTGGCAAATCCCTCCGAACCCGTCACCGTTCCCACCAAATCCGAGCCCTCTCGAACATCAATAGAGGATTTTAACCTGACCAAAAGGGAAAAGCAAATCCTGGACCTCATCACCAAAGGCTTTCACAACAAAGACATTGCTGAAAACCTGGGCAAAAGCATCCGTACCGTAGAAACACATCGATTCAACATCATGAAAAAAATGAATGTAAACAATGTGACAGATCTACTGAATAAGGTGAAGTGA
- a CDS encoding ferritin-like protein codes for MIKLDAKHVQGINQVKTLEELQPYVQNAIELEHATIPPYLTAMFSLKSNAEREIWEIIHSIVIEEMMHMTIAANIMNAIGGSPAINKPKFVPEYPGHLPMGIGGSLVVTLAKYSKDQVKDVFMEIEEPEEPLKLEGAKLKASEDEFKTIGEYYDAIANKIKEIAPNKLPGSPNNQVISSFFPSELLFPILTKQDAINAINIIIEQGEGTEKKPVDFEGEIAHYYKFEELYRGKRLVPDKDAKYGYAFRGPDIPFNPENVWPIFPDTKAHMLPAGSFERKKVDEFNASYASLLNGLHVTFNGNPDQLKLTIGIMFDLTLSAEKLCATPFPKAAGKKYEGYHIGPSFEF; via the coding sequence ATGATCAAATTAGATGCTAAACATGTCCAGGGGATCAATCAGGTAAAGACCCTTGAGGAACTGCAGCCCTACGTGCAAAATGCCATAGAGCTGGAACACGCAACTATTCCTCCTTATCTCACGGCGATGTTTTCCTTAAAGTCAAATGCCGAACGTGAGATCTGGGAGATCATTCACTCCATTGTGATTGAGGAAATGATGCACATGACCATTGCTGCCAATATTATGAATGCCATCGGCGGTAGTCCAGCTATCAATAAGCCAAAATTCGTACCCGAATATCCGGGACATTTACCAATGGGCATTGGAGGAAGTTTGGTGGTCACGCTGGCAAAATATTCGAAAGATCAGGTGAAAGATGTGTTCATGGAAATTGAGGAACCGGAAGAGCCTTTGAAGCTGGAAGGTGCGAAATTGAAGGCCTCGGAAGATGAATTCAAAACAATAGGTGAATATTATGATGCGATCGCTAATAAGATCAAAGAAATAGCCCCTAACAAATTGCCCGGCAGCCCGAATAATCAGGTAATTTCTAGTTTCTTCCCCTCGGAGCTTTTATTTCCCATTCTGACCAAACAGGATGCCATCAATGCGATTAATATCATCATTGAGCAAGGTGAAGGGACGGAGAAAAAACCTGTAGATTTTGAAGGCGAGATCGCGCACTACTACAAGTTTGAAGAGTTGTACCGCGGTAAAAGACTGGTGCCAGACAAGGATGCCAAGTATGGCTATGCTTTCAGAGGTCCCGACATTCCTTTTAACCCTGAGAATGTATGGCCCATTTTTCCGGATACCAAAGCGCATATGTTGCCTGCAGGAAGTTTTGAAAGGAAGAAGGTCGATGAGTTCAATGCCTCATATGCTTCCTTGCTGAACGGACTGCACGTCACTTTTAATGGAAATCCCGATCAGCTGAAACTAACCATTGGGATCATGTTTGATTTGACACTAAGTGCAGAAAAACTGTGTGCTACGCCTTTTCCCAAAGCTGCGGGAAAGAAATACGAGGGCTATCATATTGGACCTTCGTTTGAGTTTTAG